In Primulina eburnea isolate SZY01 chromosome 3, ASM2296580v1, whole genome shotgun sequence, one DNA window encodes the following:
- the LOC140827101 gene encoding uncharacterized protein produces the protein MAMMRNSMNADISYYKAWKEKKLEENMLKGDPTQSFNKLSCYFNMVEQMNRGSIKDIFFDEENRFKYMYLAFGACGIVDVECTSSWSWFLTKLLEVIPDEDELVIISDRHQGIINAVSTVYRNAHHGHFTWHLSQNMKTRCKKKGETEMFLHIAKIYKTFEFDIAYNDFRNRYPEAAQYLDERHSLNRWTRAYCPKTRYNIMTTNGVESINARLLEERKLPIIALLDSLQKLASSWFARYCHASIASNTNLTPTIEGILRSRYTDAQGMQVFELGRLEFDVRSRGHSTIVDLESKRCTCRVFDIDRISCAHAIAASWLAKIDLYDMCSEYYSTMSWCMAYSETVYPVPEENEWPRNINFPLVLPPLLEKRVGRRKQNRIPSIGEFSKR, from the exons ATGGCGATGATGCGCAATAGTATGAATGCTGATATATCATACTACAAGGCTTGGAAAGAGAAAAAACTAGAAGAAAATATGTTGAAAGGTGATCCTACGCAGAGTTTTAataaattgagttgttattttAACATGGTTGAGCAGATGAATCGAGGAAGCATAAAAGACATATTTTTCGACGAGGAAAATCGATTCAAGTATATGTATCTTGCTTTTGGTGCATGC GGAATCGTAGATGTCGAGTGTACTTCTTCGTGGAGTTGGTTTTTAACGAAGTTGTTAGAAGTAATACCTGACGAGGATGAATTGGTGATAATTTCTGACAGGCATCAGGGGATCATTAATGCGGTTTCTACTGTCTATAGAAATGCGCATCATGGTCATTTTACGTGGCATTTATCCCAAAACATGAAGACTAGATGCAAAAAGAAGGGTGAAACCGAAATGTTTTTACACATTGctaaaatttataaaacttTCGAGTTTGATATTGCATACAATGATTTTAGAAATAGATATCCTGAGGCAGCGCAATATTTGGACGAGAGACACTCGCTTAATAGATGGACTCGAGCATATTGTCCGAAGACCCGTTACAATATTATGACGACAAACGGGGTTGAGTCGATCAATGCTAGACTACTTGAAGAAAGGAAGCTGCCAATCATTGCACTCCTAGATTCTTTGCAGAAACTGGCATCATCTTGGTTTGCCCGATATTGTCACGCATCAATTGCAAGTAACACTAACTTGACCCCTACGATCGAGGGGATTCTTCGTAGCAGGTACACAGATGCCCAAGGAATGCAAGTTTTTGAATTAGGACGTCTGGAGTTTGATGTTAGGAGTCGTGGACATTCGACCATAGTGGACCTCGAATCAAAAAGATGCACATGTCGagtttttgatattgatagaatCTCATGTGCTCATGCCATCGCAGCTAGTTGGTTAGCGAAGATTGATTTATATGATATGTGTTCAGAGTATTATTCTACAATGTCATGGTGCATGGCTTACTCAGAGACTGTGTATCCCGTTCCGGAAGAAAATGAATGGCCACGCAACATTAATTTTCCATTGGTGTTGCCTCCTTTGTTAGAGAAGAGAGTTGggagaagaaaacaaaatagAATTCCTTCGATCGGTGAATTCAGCAAGAGATAG